Proteins encoded together in one Neobacillus sp. FSL H8-0543 window:
- a CDS encoding M3 family oligoendopeptidase, translating to MTATTYSDVWNLDVIFKGGSDSPEFADHLKITSELIELFQTKVNHWTLLHTSEDMVYLKELLTDFEQVGQKLRQASAFVSCLQAQNTDDKKAYSHDAAVTGLSASFQTALSAFDNLLTSISDEVWSQILADDFFKELSYSLTERRERAKDKLSKDEEAIISALGVDGYHSWGQLYDLIVGKIKITVIENGEEKKLSVGQAANKFSNPDRTVRQSVFKNWERAWSEQSDYLAKTLNHLSGFRLNVYKKRGWDEVLKEPLTINRMKPETLETMWTVISENKQLLVAYLNRKAKLLGVEKLSWFDLDAPYGKTESKVSYQEGAEFIEENFALFGEKMATFAKKAFEEQWIEGEDRPGKAPGGFCTFFPESNQSRIFMTYSGTPSNVSTLAHELGHGFHTYAMKGVHHLNRAYAMNVAETASTFAEMIVADAAVKKAKDEEEKLVLLDDKIQRTVALLMNIHARFLFETSFYEERKKGQVSSERLNELMEAAQKEAYCEALEEYHPLFWASKLHFFITGVPFYNFPYTFGYLFSLGIYAQALEEGTGYEEKYIALLRDTASMTVEDLAEKHLQVNLTQKDFWEKAVGLCLDDIKEFLQLTEDK from the coding sequence ATGACAGCTACTACATATTCAGATGTATGGAATCTTGATGTAATTTTCAAAGGGGGCAGTGACTCACCTGAATTTGCTGACCACTTAAAGATTACCAGCGAATTAATCGAACTTTTCCAAACAAAAGTTAATCATTGGACTCTCCTCCATACTAGTGAGGATATGGTCTATTTAAAAGAATTATTAACAGACTTCGAACAAGTCGGACAAAAGCTCCGTCAGGCCTCTGCTTTTGTCAGTTGCCTGCAGGCCCAAAATACCGATGATAAAAAGGCCTATTCACACGATGCAGCCGTAACAGGATTAAGTGCATCTTTTCAAACGGCTCTCAGTGCCTTTGACAACTTGCTGACCTCTATCTCTGACGAGGTATGGTCTCAAATCTTAGCAGATGACTTTTTCAAAGAACTATCCTACTCACTTACAGAGCGTCGGGAACGGGCCAAAGATAAGCTTTCAAAGGATGAAGAAGCGATTATTAGCGCACTCGGTGTCGATGGCTATCATAGCTGGGGTCAACTGTATGACCTAATAGTCGGGAAAATAAAAATTACTGTTATCGAAAACGGTGAGGAAAAAAAACTATCTGTCGGTCAGGCTGCCAACAAATTTTCTAATCCTGACCGTACTGTTCGCCAGTCTGTTTTTAAAAATTGGGAAAGGGCATGGAGTGAACAGTCGGATTATTTAGCAAAGACGTTAAATCATTTATCAGGCTTCCGTTTAAATGTCTATAAGAAAAGAGGCTGGGATGAGGTTTTAAAAGAGCCGTTAACCATTAATCGGATGAAACCTGAAACACTTGAAACGATGTGGACAGTTATTTCCGAAAACAAACAGCTGTTAGTAGCGTATTTAAACCGAAAGGCTAAGCTTTTAGGAGTTGAAAAACTAAGCTGGTTTGATTTAGATGCCCCTTATGGAAAAACAGAATCTAAGGTTTCATATCAAGAGGGTGCTGAATTTATTGAGGAAAACTTTGCTCTTTTTGGAGAAAAAATGGCTACTTTTGCAAAGAAAGCTTTTGAAGAGCAATGGATTGAAGGCGAGGACCGCCCTGGAAAAGCCCCTGGCGGTTTCTGTACTTTCTTCCCTGAGAGTAATCAATCACGAATCTTCATGACCTATTCAGGCACTCCTTCGAATGTCTCGACCCTTGCTCACGAGCTAGGTCACGGCTTTCACACTTACGCCATGAAAGGAGTACATCACCTTAATCGTGCTTATGCAATGAACGTAGCGGAAACAGCCTCTACCTTTGCTGAGATGATTGTCGCCGATGCTGCTGTGAAAAAGGCAAAGGATGAAGAAGAAAAACTGGTTCTTTTAGATGATAAAATCCAAAGAACAGTTGCACTATTAATGAATATCCACGCCCGTTTCTTATTTGAAACTAGCTTTTATGAGGAGAGAAAGAAAGGGCAGGTATCGAGTGAACGCTTAAATGAATTGATGGAGGCTGCACAAAAAGAAGCTTATTGTGAGGCATTAGAAGAATATCATCCATTATTCTGGGCTTCAAAACTCCATTTCTTTATTACAGGTGTACCATTTTACAACTTCCCATATACTTTTGGTTATTTGTTTTCACTTGGAATCTACGCACAGGCACTCGAAGAAGGAACAGGTTATGAGGAGAAGTATATTGCTTTATTAAGAGATACTGCTTCTATGACCGTTGAGGACCTTGCCGAGAAGCATTTACAAGTTAACTTAACCCAAAAAGATTTCTGGGAAAAAGCTGTTGGCCTCTGTCTTGATGATATAAAGGAATTCTTGCAGTTAACCGAAGATAAGTAA
- a CDS encoding YrzI family small protein, which translates to MTLNILFLSITIKRRKLNVDEAIEQERIEKLYEANKDRQISMQRYL; encoded by the coding sequence ATGACACTAAATATCTTATTTTTATCGATTACTATAAAAAGACGAAAGTTAAACGTTGATGAAGCCATTGAACAAGAACGAATTGAAAAGCTTTATGAAGCGAACAAAGATCGTCAAATTTCCATGCAGCGTTATTTATAA
- a CDS encoding F510_1955 family glycosylhydrolase: MKIQRKMLLFVLIGLLIVASGCTNESQSEKSMQSKTEEEVKFEIIQAEDINIKQIHGIGYPGNDQALYIATNTGIKMYKESKWLEMTTNQHNYSSFQAVKDGFITSGSLNKGEEPTDSLGIVQSNDKGQSLSKIAFHGENHFYFMAASYFGNGIYVINQEENDQLDLGVNFSTDNGKNWTTSELKDFTADSLGMIAVNPANEDIIAMSTMSGIFYSEDNGNTMKLITDPYMVTALTFVGDNLLFSSVENEKIHLKMINPKSGEQTTLSIPFLDYQNPITFLAVNPHNDQQLAFTTYTNDLFESTDNGTKWINLLQDGKTEPE, encoded by the coding sequence GTGAAGATTCAGAGGAAAATGCTTCTATTCGTTTTAATAGGGTTACTTATCGTTGCGTCCGGCTGCACAAATGAAAGTCAGAGTGAAAAGTCGATGCAAAGTAAAACGGAGGAAGAAGTAAAATTTGAAATAATTCAGGCAGAGGACATAAACATCAAACAAATTCATGGTATCGGCTACCCAGGGAATGATCAGGCACTCTACATAGCTACAAATACTGGCATAAAAATGTATAAGGAATCCAAGTGGTTGGAGATGACAACCAATCAACATAACTATAGTAGTTTTCAAGCTGTTAAGGATGGATTTATTACTAGTGGAAGTCTAAATAAAGGTGAAGAACCAACTGATTCGCTCGGCATTGTTCAAAGTAATGACAAGGGCCAAAGTCTTAGCAAAATTGCCTTTCATGGGGAGAATCATTTTTATTTCATGGCTGCGAGCTATTTTGGGAATGGGATCTATGTTATTAATCAAGAAGAGAATGATCAATTAGACTTAGGTGTTAACTTTTCTACAGATAACGGAAAGAACTGGACAACAAGTGAATTAAAGGATTTTACTGCTGATTCACTTGGCATGATTGCAGTGAATCCCGCTAATGAAGATATTATTGCGATGTCGACAATGTCTGGTATATTTTACTCAGAGGATAACGGGAATACGATGAAGCTGATTACAGACCCGTACATGGTAACAGCTTTGACCTTCGTAGGTGATAACTTGCTATTTTCTAGTGTTGAGAATGAAAAGATTCATTTGAAAATGATTAATCCTAAATCAGGTGAACAAACAACGCTATCCATTCCATTTTTGGATTATCAGAATCCAATAACTTTCTTAGCGGTTAATCCGCATAATGATCAGCAGCTAGCTTTTACTACCTACACTAATGACTTATTTGAATCAACCGATAACGGGACAAAGTGGATTAATCTATTACAGGATGGAAAAACAGAGCCGGAGTAA
- the greA gene encoding transcription elongation factor GreA translates to MAIEKVFPMTQAGKDKLEQELEHLKSVKRKEVVERIKIARSFGDLSENSEYDSAKEEQAFVEGRITTIENMIRNAKIIREDEVASDSVALGRSVTFVELPDGEEETYTIVGSAEADPFEGKISNDSPIAKSLLGKKVGDQVSVQTPGGDMSVRIVSIK, encoded by the coding sequence TTGGCGATAGAAAAAGTATTTCCAATGACACAAGCAGGAAAAGATAAACTTGAGCAGGAACTTGAACATTTAAAATCTGTAAAACGGAAAGAAGTCGTTGAAAGGATTAAAATTGCAAGAAGTTTCGGTGATTTATCTGAAAACTCCGAATATGATTCAGCGAAAGAAGAACAAGCTTTTGTTGAGGGTCGAATTACCACAATCGAAAATATGATCCGCAATGCTAAGATTATTAGAGAAGATGAAGTGGCAAGTGATTCTGTAGCATTAGGAAGATCTGTTACGTTTGTTGAACTTCCCGATGGTGAAGAGGAAACGTATACAATCGTAGGAAGTGCAGAGGCTGATCCATTTGAAGGGAAGATTTCTAACGACTCCCCAATTGCAAAAAGCCTTTTAGGCAAAAAAGTCGGCGATCAGGTGTCTGTTCAAACACCTGGCGGTGACATGAGCGTACGTATTGTATCAATTAAATAA
- a CDS encoding YrhC family protein, which yields MKQHSKFLYDKMVDFKRFAVLLLAVGVFFYLGVIIPSETKTEMDLNIMMLSSMSFLAVAILFFIQSKKCELKLNEMENGQDH from the coding sequence GTGAAACAACATTCAAAGTTCCTTTATGACAAAATGGTCGATTTCAAACGTTTTGCCGTTCTTTTACTCGCTGTTGGCGTATTTTTCTATTTAGGTGTAATCATTCCATCTGAAACAAAAACTGAGATGGATTTAAATATTATGATGCTTTCGTCTATGTCATTTTTAGCGGTCGCAATTTTATTCTTTATTCAATCAAAAAAGTGCGAATTAAAGCTTAACGAAATGGAAAATGGTCAGGATCATTAA
- the sigK gene encoding RNA polymerase sporulation sigma factor SigK produces the protein MSGIVTALGYLLKEFLFLVSYVKNNAFPQPLSAADEKKYLKLMAEGDSHARNMLIEHNLRLVAHIVKKFENTGEDSEDLISIGTIGLIKAIESYSEGKGTKLATYAARCIENEILMHLRALKKTKKDVSLHDPIGQDKEGNEISLIDVLKSESEDVIDTIQLNMELEKIRKYIDVLDEREKEVIIGRFGLDLQKEKTQREIAKELGISRSYVSRIEKRALMKMFHEFYRAEKEKKKKG, from the coding sequence ATGTCTGGTATTGTTACAGCTCTAGGATATTTATTAAAAGAATTTCTATTTCTTGTCTCTTATGTAAAAAATAATGCTTTTCCGCAACCCCTATCTGCTGCAGATGAAAAAAAATACCTGAAATTGATGGCTGAGGGGGATTCACATGCACGCAATATGTTAATTGAACATAACTTGCGGCTTGTCGCTCACATTGTCAAAAAGTTTGAAAATACAGGTGAAGATTCAGAAGACTTAATTTCGATAGGTACAATCGGTCTAATCAAGGCGATAGAAAGTTATTCAGAAGGCAAGGGTACTAAGCTTGCAACCTATGCTGCACGGTGTATTGAAAATGAAATCCTTATGCATTTAAGAGCACTAAAGAAAACGAAAAAGGATGTCTCCTTGCATGATCCAATCGGTCAAGATAAGGAAGGGAATGAAATCTCCCTTATTGATGTGCTCAAATCTGAATCAGAAGATGTCATCGATACGATCCAGTTAAATATGGAACTTGAAAAAATCAGAAAATATATTGATGTATTAGACGAACGTGAAAAGGAAGTAATCATCGGCAGGTTCGGCCTCGATTTACAAAAAGAAAAGACCCAGCGGGAAATTGCAAAGGAACTTGGTATTTCAAGAAGCTATGTTTCAAGAATCGAAAAGCGTGCATTGATGAAAATGTTTCATGAATTTTACCGCGCAGAAAAGGAAAAGAAAAAAAAGGGCTGA
- the pssA gene encoding CDP-diacylglycerol--serine O-phosphatidyltransferase: MFLLDVFDSTIKKFKAQTANVMTLTNLSLGGFAIIFAIEGNLRLSLLLIFIAALADRFDGMIARKLNIESELGKQLDSMSDIISFGVAPALLLYQGILNEFGVPGIFFTVFYIACGAFRLARFNITESDGYFTGLPITAAGCLTTLSFLAIPFLPGQTFLFIIIILSFLMVSPYKLKKV, translated from the coding sequence ATGTTTTTATTAGACGTTTTCGATTCAACAATTAAAAAATTTAAAGCTCAAACCGCAAATGTAATGACATTAACGAATTTATCTTTAGGTGGCTTTGCAATTATTTTTGCCATCGAAGGAAATTTAAGACTAAGCTTGCTGTTAATATTTATTGCAGCATTAGCTGATCGCTTCGACGGGATGATTGCAAGAAAATTAAATATTGAATCTGAACTTGGAAAACAATTAGATTCCATGAGTGATATTATATCATTTGGAGTAGCGCCAGCACTATTACTATATCAAGGAATTTTGAATGAATTTGGCGTACCTGGAATATTTTTCACCGTTTTCTATATAGCGTGCGGAGCTTTTAGACTTGCTCGCTTCAATATTACCGAGAGCGATGGTTACTTTACAGGATTACCAATAACTGCTGCAGGGTGCCTAACAACACTAAGCTTTTTGGCTATTCCCTTCTTACCTGGTCAAACATTTTTGTTCATTATTATTATTCTGTCATTCTTAATGGTAAGTCCATATAAACTAAAAAAAGTTTAA
- a CDS encoding YrrS family protein codes for MSNDFQSNSRSGYRARRKKTNLILNGLIILVLALIVFVAYSIFSGDNQATSKKEPANNGENQSVNKEDTTKEDNETAPEADGAVNDDEEGNEEASEETTAPAQPDESQVVVTEGGSSSNVLKTIENPSWKPVGTTQTGEHTPVFEEESVDWQEMLKAFSYATGIEQNNMITYWVTSDKTTTNAIIGTVYSKDKQNKYRVNIKWVDGEGWMPTKMEELAELEK; via the coding sequence ATGAGTAACGATTTTCAATCTAATTCTCGATCAGGTTACCGAGCTAGAAGAAAAAAAACGAATTTAATATTGAATGGTTTAATTATCCTGGTTCTTGCGCTAATTGTTTTTGTTGCCTATTCGATTTTTTCAGGTGATAACCAGGCAACGTCAAAAAAAGAGCCTGCAAATAATGGAGAGAATCAATCTGTAAATAAAGAAGATACCACTAAGGAAGATAATGAGACCGCACCAGAAGCTGATGGAGCAGTTAATGATGATGAAGAGGGCAATGAAGAGGCAAGTGAAGAAACGACAGCCCCAGCCCAACCAGATGAATCTCAGGTTGTGGTTACTGAAGGAGGGTCATCCTCCAATGTACTAAAAACAATCGAAAATCCGAGTTGGAAGCCAGTGGGGACCACGCAAACGGGTGAGCATACTCCTGTGTTCGAAGAGGAATCAGTCGACTGGCAAGAAATGCTTAAGGCCTTTTCCTATGCAACTGGCATTGAGCAAAATAATATGATTACTTACTGGGTAACAAGTGATAAAACAACAACCAACGCCATAATTGGTACGGTTTACTCTAAAGATAAGCAAAATAAATACAGGGTTAATATTAAGTGGGTCGACGGCGAAGGTTGGATGCCTACAAAGATGGAAGAGCTAGCTGAACTTGAAAAATAA
- a CDS encoding DUF2536 family protein, which translates to MNFQIDFIEDKIEFFDATDLKTLEKKIEVKIEENKAILLGVHSVSHQMYANEKGLAYFTAVVHFKHKKLG; encoded by the coding sequence ATGAATTTTCAAATTGATTTTATCGAGGATAAGATAGAGTTTTTTGATGCAACAGATCTAAAAACATTAGAAAAGAAAATAGAGGTCAAAATTGAAGAAAACAAAGCAATTTTACTAGGAGTTCACTCTGTCTCACATCAAATGTATGCAAATGAAAAAGGGCTAGCTTATTTTACAGCTGTAGTACATTTTAAGCACAAAAAATTAGGATAG
- a CDS encoding U32 family peptidase yields the protein MNTIKDKISEIVDGKRVIFKKPELLAPAGNLEKLKIAVQYGADAVFIGGQEYGLRSNADNFTFEEIKEGVEFAKRFGAKVYVTTNIFAHNENIDGLEKYILGLKDTGIAGIIVADPLIIETCRKLAPEIEIHISTQQSLSNWKAAQFWKEAGAERVVLAREVSAEEMKEMKEKVDIEIETFIHGAMCIAYSGRCTLSNHMTARDSNRGGCCQSCRWDYDLYQLEGSKTEVPFYEEGEAPFAMSPKDLNLIQAIPQMIELGIDSLKIEGRMKSIHYIATVVSVYRKVIDAYCADPENFVIQRSWLEELDKCANRETAPAFFEGVPGYKEQMFGNHSKKTKFEFVGLVLDYNQETQMVTLQQRNHFKPGQEVEFFGPEINNFTHVIDKIWDEKGNELDAARHPLQIVQFKLDKPVYPNNMMRKEN from the coding sequence GTGAATACCATAAAGGATAAAATTTCTGAGATTGTTGATGGCAAACGGGTTATCTTCAAAAAACCTGAACTTCTAGCTCCTGCAGGAAATCTTGAGAAATTGAAAATAGCTGTCCAGTATGGTGCAGATGCTGTATTTATTGGCGGTCAAGAGTATGGGCTTCGTTCCAACGCTGATAACTTTACTTTTGAAGAAATAAAAGAAGGCGTAGAATTCGCAAAAAGATTTGGTGCGAAAGTTTATGTAACAACAAATATATTCGCTCATAATGAAAATATTGATGGCCTTGAGAAATATATTCTCGGCCTAAAAGATACAGGTATTGCAGGTATTATTGTTGCAGATCCACTGATTATTGAAACTTGCCGCAAACTAGCACCAGAGATTGAAATCCATATCAGTACACAGCAATCCCTATCCAACTGGAAAGCTGCTCAATTTTGGAAAGAGGCTGGTGCTGAACGCGTCGTATTAGCACGTGAAGTAAGTGCGGAAGAAATGAAGGAAATGAAAGAAAAGGTTGATATTGAGATTGAAACCTTTATCCATGGCGCTATGTGTATTGCTTACTCAGGTCGTTGTACCTTAAGTAACCATATGACCGCTAGAGATTCTAACCGCGGCGGCTGCTGTCAATCGTGTCGTTGGGATTATGATTTATATCAGTTGGAGGGCAGCAAGACGGAGGTTCCTTTTTATGAAGAAGGAGAAGCACCGTTTGCGATGAGTCCAAAGGACCTGAACTTAATTCAGGCTATTCCCCAAATGATTGAGTTAGGCATTGACAGCTTAAAAATTGAGGGCAGAATGAAGTCAATTCATTACATTGCAACTGTAGTTAGTGTTTATCGGAAGGTCATTGATGCCTATTGTGCTGACCCTGAGAACTTTGTGATTCAGCGCAGCTGGTTAGAAGAATTAGATAAATGCGCAAACCGTGAAACAGCACCGGCATTTTTTGAAGGTGTTCCAGGGTATAAAGAGCAAATGTTTGGTAATCATAGCAAGAAGACAAAGTTTGAGTTTGTAGGTCTTGTGTTGGATTATAATCAGGAAACACAAATGGTGACCTTACAGCAGAGAAACCACTTTAAACCAGGACAGGAAGTTGAATTCTTCGGTCCGGAAATTAATAACTTTACTCATGTGATTGATAAGATTTGGGATGAAAAAGGTAATGAACTGGATGCAGCAAGACATCCGCTTCAAATTGTGCAATTTAAATTGGACAAGCCGGTATACCCTAACAACATGATGCGAAAGGAGAACTAG
- a CDS encoding YrzI family small protein codes for MTLNILFLSINIKKRKFTLEEALHEERVEELYEENKDRQISIHYFM; via the coding sequence ATGACCCTGAATATATTATTCCTGTCGATTAACATTAAAAAACGTAAATTTACTCTTGAAGAGGCGTTACACGAAGAGCGAGTTGAAGAGCTTTATGAAGAAAATAAAGACCGCCAAATATCGATTCATTATTTCATGTAA
- the mtnN gene encoding 5'-methylthioadenosine/S-adenosylhomocysteine nucleosidase: MKIAIIGAMEEEVTLLRDNIEESTQETVAGCEFTFGKMRGADVILLRSGIGKVNAAMSTTILLEKYKPDCIINTGSAGGYNPVLNVGDAVISTEVRHHDVDVTAFGYEYGQVPQLPAAFIADERLINVAEHAANEIENFQIVKGLIATGDSFMEDPIRVDFVRTKFEHLQAVEMEAAAIAQVAYRFEVPFVIIRSLSDIAGKESELSFDQFIDKAALHSSTLVMKMVEALK, encoded by the coding sequence ATGAAAATAGCTATCATCGGAGCAATGGAAGAAGAAGTTACATTATTAAGAGACAATATTGAAGAAAGTACACAGGAGACGGTTGCAGGCTGTGAGTTTACTTTTGGGAAGATGCGTGGTGCCGATGTTATTTTACTGCGCTCTGGAATCGGGAAAGTGAATGCAGCGATGTCAACGACGATTCTTCTTGAAAAGTATAAACCTGATTGTATTATTAATACGGGCTCTGCAGGAGGATACAATCCTGTTCTCAACGTTGGAGATGCCGTGATCTCTACAGAGGTTCGTCATCATGATGTAGATGTTACCGCGTTCGGTTACGAATATGGCCAAGTTCCACAGCTTCCTGCTGCTTTTATTGCAGATGAAAGATTAATAAATGTGGCCGAACATGCTGCCAATGAAATTGAAAATTTCCAAATTGTTAAAGGGTTAATCGCTACTGGAGATTCTTTTATGGAGGATCCGATACGCGTTGATTTTGTCCGGACTAAATTTGAACATTTACAGGCTGTTGAAATGGAAGCGGCTGCAATTGCTCAAGTGGCCTACCGATTTGAAGTTCCGTTTGTAATCATTCGTTCGCTTTCAGATATCGCTGGAAAAGAGTCGGAACTCTCCTTTGACCAATTCATTGATAAGGCTGCGCTTCATTCTTCGACGCTGGTAATGAAAATGGTTGAAGCTTTAAAGTAG
- a CDS encoding penicillin-binding transpeptidase domain-containing protein, with amino-acid sequence MWRRRTKGLLFIIIVGLLVLIARLVQIQLIETETFSKHNINLLEESVKQRTQELVIDNGRGNFLDRDGNMLTHKEVSVLVLFPFLKNINWDINKVAAIMGIPINDLKNHVEEAKKPFAYGEPEPVELTALQTEQINALEIPGVFAVEKKFERLEIPAEHLIGLTGENAKELTKRYPKKELSVKTLIGVSGLEESFDEFLLAEGKSKLVYHVDGDGAPLFGINVKYVDPANPFYPVNVRTTLDKDLQLRSEGLVDKHGIKKGGLVLLNIEDNSVLASVSRPIINKKDPYNDAGITDRMLKQEIMGSIFKTVVAAAAIDNNLDDPSRFFDCSKKINGEPELKFNYGNLNFSESFARSCNRTFGELAKELQQIDQELLEKYAAKLSLIGTVGWQGEVYHTSHFKQLKGEEKGRVFLSEEARKDANFAAMSGIGQHEVRATPLAVANMMATIARGGKKEMVRTASKIEYKNGTTMVSFENQNLPGDNISPYTAMKLQKLLREVVTNTNGTGKRFIDLPYEVAGKSGTAETGKYDNNDQQLHNKWFAGYFPYENPKYALVAVNLDVLENEGSVQSLFADMVEMIYQADKGQ; translated from the coding sequence ATGTGGCGAAGACGAACAAAAGGATTATTGTTTATCATCATAGTTGGCCTATTGGTTCTTATAGCACGTTTAGTGCAAATTCAATTAATTGAAACGGAAACCTTTTCAAAGCATAATATAAATTTACTTGAGGAAAGCGTAAAGCAAAGAACGCAGGAATTGGTCATAGATAATGGCCGGGGGAACTTTTTAGACAGGGATGGGAATATGCTTACCCATAAAGAGGTATCTGTTCTGGTTCTTTTTCCATTTTTGAAAAATATCAATTGGGATATAAATAAGGTTGCAGCCATCATGGGGATTCCTATTAACGATTTGAAAAATCATGTTGAAGAGGCAAAAAAACCCTTTGCCTATGGAGAACCAGAGCCGGTGGAATTAACGGCATTGCAAACCGAGCAAATTAATGCATTGGAAATTCCAGGTGTTTTTGCCGTTGAGAAAAAATTTGAGCGCTTGGAAATTCCAGCAGAACATTTAATTGGATTAACAGGTGAAAATGCAAAGGAATTGACTAAACGTTATCCTAAAAAGGAATTATCCGTAAAGACGTTAATCGGTGTATCTGGTTTAGAGGAAAGCTTTGATGAATTTCTGCTGGCTGAAGGAAAGTCTAAACTTGTTTACCATGTTGATGGAGACGGTGCACCATTATTCGGAATCAATGTGAAGTATGTTGACCCTGCTAATCCATTTTATCCTGTTAATGTACGAACAACATTAGATAAAGACTTGCAGTTGCGATCAGAGGGATTAGTGGACAAGCACGGAATAAAAAAGGGTGGATTAGTTCTTTTAAATATCGAAGATAACAGCGTTCTAGCCAGTGTATCACGTCCAATTATTAATAAAAAAGATCCCTATAATGATGCTGGGATTACCGATCGGATGTTAAAGCAGGAAATAATGGGCTCTATCTTTAAAACCGTTGTTGCAGCCGCTGCAATTGACAATAACCTGGATGATCCATCTAGATTTTTTGATTGCAGCAAAAAGATTAATGGAGAACCAGAATTAAAATTCAATTATGGTAATTTAAATTTTTCTGAGAGCTTTGCGAGAAGTTGCAATCGGACCTTTGGAGAACTTGCAAAGGAATTACAGCAAATTGACCAAGAGCTACTAGAAAAGTATGCTGCCAAATTATCCTTAATTGGCACTGTTGGCTGGCAAGGAGAGGTTTATCATACCAGTCATTTTAAACAACTTAAAGGGGAAGAAAAAGGCAGAGTGTTTTTATCTGAAGAGGCAAGAAAAGACGCTAATTTCGCAGCGATGTCAGGTATTGGCCAGCACGAGGTTAGAGCAACCCCGTTAGCGGTGGCAAATATGATGGCTACAATTGCAAGAGGTGGAAAGAAGGAAATGGTTCGTACCGCGTCAAAAATTGAATACAAGAACGGTACAACAATGGTTAGTTTCGAAAATCAAAACCTGCCAGGGGATAATATCTCTCCCTATACAGCTATGAAACTGCAAAAGTTGCTGCGTGAGGTGGTTACCAACACGAATGGTACAGGAAAAAGGTTTATAGACTTGCCATATGAGGTTGCAGGAAAATCAGGAACTGCGGAAACAGGAAAATATGATAATAATGATCAGCAGTTGCATAATAAGTGGTTTGCTGGTTATTTTCCATATGAAAATCCAAAATACGCCTTGGTTGCTGTCAATTTAGATGTACTTGAGAATGAAGGCAGTGTCCAATCATTATTTGCAGATATGGTAGAAATGATTTACCAAGCAGACAAAGGACAATAA
- the udk gene encoding uridine kinase, giving the protein MRKPVVIGVAGGSGSGKTSVTKAIIDSFKDHSVLMLEQDYYYKDQSDLPYEERLKTNYDHPLAFDNNLLINHIEKLIRYESIEKPVYDYSLHTRSNNVIIVEPKNVIILEGILILEDQRLRDLMDIKLFVDTDADLRIIRRLSRDIKERGRTLDSVIDQYINVVRPMHNQFIEPTKRYADVIIPEGGQNHVAIDLMVTKIQTILEQKSIL; this is encoded by the coding sequence ATGCGCAAACCAGTTGTTATTGGTGTTGCCGGCGGTTCCGGCTCAGGTAAAACAAGTGTTACAAAAGCAATTATTGACAGTTTCAAAGATCATTCCGTTTTAATGCTGGAGCAGGACTATTATTATAAAGATCAAAGTGATTTACCGTACGAGGAACGTTTAAAAACAAATTACGATCATCCGTTAGCTTTCGATAATAATCTGTTAATTAATCATATTGAAAAGCTTATACGTTATGAATCAATTGAGAAACCTGTTTATGATTATTCTCTTCATACGCGTTCAAATAATGTAATTATCGTTGAACCTAAGAATGTAATTATTTTGGAAGGTATACTTATTTTAGAGGATCAGCGCCTCCGTGATTTAATGGATATTAAACTATTCGTCGACACAGATGCAGACCTTAGAATTATTCGACGGTTATCCCGTGACATTAAAGAACGGGGACGTACATTGGATTCGGTTATTGACCAATATATTAATGTGGTCCGACCAATGCACAATCAGTTTATTGAACCAACAAAGCGTTACGCAGATGTGATTATACCTGAAGGTGGTCAAAATCACGTAGCGATTGATTTAATGGTCACAAAAATTCAAACAATTCTTGAACAAAAATCAATTTTGTGA